Below is a window of Dissulfuribacter thermophilus DNA.
CAATAAGGGTAGTACGTTTTAATCCAAGCAACTTCGAAGCCTTACTCTTAACCCCTCCTGTGCGTTCCAGTGCCTGTTTTATCATTGAAATCTCTAAGTCTTTGACAAGCTGTGGGAGTGAAATACCCTCTTCAGGCAAATAAAATTTTAAACCTCTTACATCTGTTGCATCATGGGTTTGACTATCTACTTCTTTGCCTTCATTAAATTCTTCATCATCCAAAGTCTCAGGCAAGGCTTCAAGTATACGAACTGGCAGGTCATTTGGACAAATGATATCCCCGTCTGTGAGCACTACCAGCCTTTCCATGGTATTTTCCAATTCTCTAATATTTCCCGGCCAATTATATGCCATCAAGGCCCTCAGGGCACGGTTATCTAGCCTGAGACAAGCTCTACCATTTCTCTTAGAAAAATGTTCAATAAAGTGTTGGCACAATAGCGGGATATCCTCTTTTCTATCTCGCAAAGGGGGCACTCTAATTGGAATTACATTCAATCTATAATACAGATCTTCTCTAAAACTACCTTCCTTTACGGCCTGCTCCAAATCCCGATTAGTTGCAGCAACCACCCTTATATCAATATTAATCTCCTTTATGCCACCAACCCTTTCAAAACATCGTTCCTGCAGCACCCTCAAAACCTTAACCTGGAGGTCGGGACTCATATCTCCAATCTCATCCAAAAACACAGTGCCACCATTGGCAATCTCAAATCTTCCAGGTTTGGTCCTATTGGCACCTGTGAAAGCACCTTTTTCATATCCAAAGAGTTCAGACTCTAATAGCTCCTTTGGAATGGCTCCACAGTTTATAGGTACAAAGGCCTTGTCTTTTCTAGGACTCAGCTGGTGTATCTTCCTAGCCACAAGTTCTTTGCCAGTACCGCTTTCCCCAGTGATCAGGACAGTGCTGTCTGATCTGGCGACTTTCTCTATTAATTGCAGAAGTTGTTTAATTTGAGGACTCTTACCTATCATAACTCCTAAAAGGTATTCAATTTCCACAAAAGACACAAGAAGGGTTTTATCAACGCAGAAAAAGAGTAAACTATAAATGAAAATTATTTTCAATAAGAGGTATTATATGAAACTCGTTAAAAAAGCCCGATTTACCAGGGAAGAAATGGCCGAATACCTTTCCAGGCTCTCACAGATGATTGCCAATGGCATTTTGGAATTCGAAACAGGTCCTGAAAAAATTGAGGAATTAGTATCTTTTGTCCTAGAAGTCAAAAGAAAAAAAGGGAGTTTAGAGTTAGAATTGTCATTTAAGTCTAAGATTCCAGATGAAAAAGAAGGCAAGATAGAGGGAAAACTTGAAAGATATGCCAATAAGAAAAAATCAGCCTCTAAAAGATACCGGCCATATAGGGCAAAGCTATTAAAAAAGACTCTGGCAGCAGTATGGAAAGAGTTTAAAAGGTCATCAACTAACGGAGAAATAGTGGATAGTGACCTTATGGATCAGCTAAGAGGGCTTTTAGCACAATATGACGAATTTGTAGAAGCCGAGTGGAAGGAACAGTGGGTAGCATGTAAAAACGCGGTAGAAAAGGCCTTAAATGCGGCTAAAACTCAAGATAACGATGCAATCAAGGCGTCTGTGTCACAGGTAGATGATTTAATAAAGGCATGTCACAAGGCATATAAATAGTGAAGCTATGGGAAAATTCGTCTTATCAGACTCTTTGCTCTTCCCTTTAATAGTCGAATAGGATTAAAACTCATAGACTTTAGCTTCCGTGGGAATGTGAAATCAATGGGCCTTAATTCCTCTGGCTTCAGCAGAGGGAAATCGATATTTTCAATGAAGGCCCCTCGTTCCCCCAATTCTCTCGATATGGACCACAGGGGGATCTCCTCAGGCCTTGCCCCAACCAATTCGTATACTGCTGTGTCCATTGAAAATGGATCCATGGACGCCCCAATAAAGCCAGTCTTTTTAGGGATGCCGCCACTGGGACCTGTTGCCGACATGGATAAGATACCGTCAAATATAGTCAAGACAGGCGGAAGTACCTTGGGTATATCCGCTATTATCTGCCCGAACAGATGATGATTTTCACCATGTAAAAAGTGAGCCAAGGCCTTTCTCATCCCCACTACACACCCGTAAAGATTTTTTACAGACCCTGTTATGCCAAATTGACAATGGGCCTTGAGTCTTGGCACATTGACAATGAAATCACACTCCAGGGCATAACGAGATAGACCAATCCTGACGCCACTAGGCAAATTTACCCTCTTGGCATCCTTTAAAGATTGAATCTTGAGACCACGGTGCTTCAGATACTGGAGGTGTCCATTTTTTTGGGCGACCCCTTCTGCCGATCCAAAGGCTGGACTATCTGCAATCATTATTGTCGCGCCCTTTGAGCAAAAAATCTCCACCACTGCCGCTAAAAACACCGGCTCAGTAGTAGCCAGCACCTCTCTCGGTTTTAAGAGATTGGGTTTTATTAAGACCTTCTTTCCCCTGACTTCAGGGAGATTTATAGGTCTAAGAAGTTTTTCTATAGAGTGCTTAAGCAGCTTGACACCTTGATAATCACACTGTTTTAAGAGAGAGACTGTATTATCCAAGGGTTGACACTAATGAAATTGTACTGATTCCTTCTCTAAACCTAGATCATGCAATTGGCAAGTTTGCCCAATAGAAAAAATCATTTTTGCCCCCTTTTGCAGTACATAATCTAGGATAAAGAGAGGTGAACAATGAGCTTTTTTGCTACCTTCCACTTATTTAAAGGGCTGATTATGTAAAGACCGTGAACAATCTTTAATATGGATTCCACCAAATTAAACGTCATTTCAAAGGCGACCTTCCTTTGGTCCTCTACCTTTTCATATCTCCAAAGCCTGTCCCTAATTGATTTGGGCACACTTATTCCCGGCACTTCATTGTGCAAAAACTCTGCGTTTCTAGCAGAAATTAGGGGGAATATACCAGGGAAAATCACAAGACCCATGTCTCCCACCAACTCCATCATGGATTCTATCTCTCCCTTGTCAAATAGAGGCTGAGTCATAACAAAGTGAGCCCCTTGATCACGCTTTCGTTTTAGGCGCTTCAGTTGTAGTTCAGGATTCTTGGGTCTGTAGCTGAATGCAACTCCAATGGAAAAATCTGTTTTTACCTTGACAGACCTACCTGCAAGATTGATCCCCCTATTGAAATTTTGAATCGTACGTACTAACCCAATTGAATCAAGATCAAATACCCCTGAAGTACCTGGCTGGTCACTAGCTGTTGCCGGATCGCCAGTAATTGCCAAAATTCCCTTTATCCCCAAAAGGTGTGCCCCCATTATCCTATTTTGAAGACCAAGGACGTTTCGATCCCTGCATGTCATATGGACTACAGTGTCAATCCCTGCCTTTTCCTGTATCAGTCTGGCAAGGGCAAGGTTATCTGTCCTCAATATTGCCAAAGGATTTTCTGCAAGGGTTACGGCATCTACACCAGCGGCCTTGAGTTCTTTTGCCCCCAAGATAATATCCCCACAATCTAGGTGTGTTGGAGGATCGAGTTCCACAAGGATGGGAATCCTTTTTTTAGGAAGACTTCTAATTAAGGCTCCAGGGGCGTTGCTTGCCGCCTTTTCTTCAACTCTATTCTCTTTTGTGCCAACAAAAATACTAGCACGTCTAGAGGGTCCTTTTAAATGGAGACGCTTTTTAAACTCTGCAATATGCTGAGGGCTAGTACCACAGCATCCTCCCACAAGCCTCGCCCCCATTTTTATCATTTCAGCAATTCCACTGGCCATATAAGAAGGCTGTGCAGAGTAAATTGTCCTGTGACCTACTATTTCGGGTAGGCCGGCATTTGGAAAGGCGGAAAGAGGTACCTCACCATTTAACGGTTCAAGGAGAGAAAAGGCCTCGAGCATTGATTTGACGCCTCTACCGCAATTCGATCCAAATCCATTGGCCCCTTCAGCAAGGGCCTTTTGTGCACAGAAAAAGGCATCATTTCCATCAACTGCAATTCCCCTTGAAGGGAACACCATCTGGGCAAAAAGTGGTATATCAGCTGATTGTTTACGACACGCCCTTATCCCTAGAAGGAGTTCTTCAAGAAAACCAAAGGTCTCAAGGAGGATGAGATCAACCCCTTCTTCAAGCAGAACACAAATCACTTCACTAAAACTCTCGAAGACCTCTTCCTTGGATACCTCACCTCCTTCTTCCAT
It encodes the following:
- a CDS encoding sigma-54 interaction domain-containing protein, with amino-acid sequence MIGKSPQIKQLLQLIEKVARSDSTVLITGESGTGKELVARKIHQLSPRKDKAFVPINCGAIPKELLESELFGYEKGAFTGANRTKPGRFEIANGGTVFLDEIGDMSPDLQVKVLRVLQERCFERVGGIKEINIDIRVVAATNRDLEQAVKEGSFREDLYYRLNVIPIRVPPLRDRKEDIPLLCQHFIEHFSKRNGRACLRLDNRALRALMAYNWPGNIRELENTMERLVVLTDGDIICPNDLPVRILEALPETLDDEEFNEGKEVDSQTHDATDVRGLKFYLPEEGISLPQLVKDLEISMIKQALERTGGVKSKASKLLGLKRTTLIEKMKKLGMV
- a CDS encoding amphi-Trp domain-containing protein; this translates as MKLVKKARFTREEMAEYLSRLSQMIANGILEFETGPEKIEELVSFVLEVKRKKGSLELELSFKSKIPDEKEGKIEGKLERYANKKKSASKRYRPYRAKLLKKTLAAVWKEFKRSSTNGEIVDSDLMDQLRGLLAQYDEFVEAEWKEQWVACKNAVEKALNAAKTQDNDAIKASVSQVDDLIKACHKAYK
- a CDS encoding DUF362 domain-containing protein, with protein sequence MDNTVSLLKQCDYQGVKLLKHSIEKLLRPINLPEVRGKKVLIKPNLLKPREVLATTEPVFLAAVVEIFCSKGATIMIADSPAFGSAEGVAQKNGHLQYLKHRGLKIQSLKDAKRVNLPSGVRIGLSRYALECDFIVNVPRLKAHCQFGITGSVKNLYGCVVGMRKALAHFLHGENHHLFGQIIADIPKVLPPVLTIFDGILSMSATGPSGGIPKKTGFIGASMDPFSMDTAVYELVGARPEEIPLWSISRELGERGAFIENIDFPLLKPEELRPIDFTFPRKLKSMSFNPIRLLKGRAKSLIRRIFP
- a CDS encoding bifunctional homocysteine S-methyltransferase/methylenetetrahydrofolate reductase, whose amino-acid sequence is MKESILELLSHRVILGDGALGTYFYENGVPLSANLDLLNLQDPDLVASAHEDYVRAGSQLIETNTFGANRFKLKGHVEKTVSVEDVVAQGVRIAKKVAGERLYVAGSIGPTGAFPMEEGGEVSKEEVFESFSEVICVLLEEGVDLILLETFGFLEELLLGIRACRKQSADIPLFAQMVFPSRGIAVDGNDAFFCAQKALAEGANGFGSNCGRGVKSMLEAFSLLEPLNGEVPLSAFPNAGLPEIVGHRTIYSAQPSYMASGIAEMIKMGARLVGGCCGTSPQHIAEFKKRLHLKGPSRRASIFVGTKENRVEEKAASNAPGALIRSLPKKRIPILVELDPPTHLDCGDIILGAKELKAAGVDAVTLAENPLAILRTDNLALARLIQEKAGIDTVVHMTCRDRNVLGLQNRIMGAHLLGIKGILAITGDPATASDQPGTSGVFDLDSIGLVRTIQNFNRGINLAGRSVKVKTDFSIGVAFSYRPKNPELQLKRLKRKRDQGAHFVMTQPLFDKGEIESMMELVGDMGLVIFPGIFPLISARNAEFLHNEVPGISVPKSIRDRLWRYEKVEDQRKVAFEMTFNLVESILKIVHGLYIISPLNKWKVAKKLIVHLSLS